The window ACCGAAGAAACTTCGCTGCAAGCCCTGCAAGCCGGCGCGGCCAGCTACGTGCCGAAAGCAGCGCTCAATCATCTGCTCGCACAAACCGTGCGCGATGTGTTCGCGCTTCGCCTCGCCCAGCTCAACCAGCAAAAACTGATGGGCTGTATGCAGCAGGGGCAATTGCATTTTAGCCTGGGCAACGACGCCGATTTCATTCCGCCGTTTATCAACTACGTGCAGAATCTGCTCTGCAGCGTCGGCCTGTGTGACGAGTCGAGCGTCATCCGCGTGTGCATTGCGTTCGAGGAAGCGCTTCGCAACGCCCTTTTTCATGGTAACCTCGAGCTCACCAGCCAGCAGCGCGACGGCGATAGCGCTGTCTATCAGCAGTTAGTGAGTGAGCGCCGCACATCACCGCCTTACAGCCAGCGGCAACTGCATGTGAGCATCGAGGTGACGCCGCGCAGCGGCACGTTTGTCGTGCGCGACGAAGGGCCTGGTTTCGATCCGCATACGCTGCCTGATCCAACCGATCCCGAGAACATCGAACGCGTGAGTGGCCGCGGGCTGTTGCTGATGAAGACCTTCATGGACGAAGTTCGCTACAACGTGAGTGGCAACGAAGTGACGATGATCAAGCGCGCGCCAGCCGAGCAGCAGAGCCAGGAAATTCCCGCCTGAGCACCACGCGCTTCGACTGGCAACCCTCATGTAGGTCAGGCACTTCAGTGCCTGACCCACGCAGAGCAGAATAAGCTCGAGTTACGCAGTAAACAGCCGGTCCGTTCCCATATACGGCAGATTGAAGTCACTCAGCGCGTCGCCCGTATTGGCATAGAAGTCATCGTCGCCGGTGTAGCCCAGCAGGCTGTCGGCAGCGCCATCGTTGCCGGTCGTCAGCGACGAGGCCAGGCCGCTAGGATGGCTCGTCGTCCAACTGAGCAACATGCTGATCAGCGCCAGATCATTAGCATCGCCGGCAGTCGAGCTTGCGCTGTTGGTGGTATTTCCAGCAAACAGCAAGTCGCGACCGTCGTCGCCGTTGATGGTGTCGCCACCAGTGCCGCCGATCAGAATGTCGTCGCCGGTGCGGCCCACGAGTGTGTCAGCGCCAGCGCCGCCGCTGATAACGTCGTCGCCCTCGTCGCCGTACAACCCGTCGTTGCCGCCGTTGCCGAAGACCCGGTCGTTGCCAGCGCCCGCGCTGACCGTGTCGTCGCCCATGCCAGCATTGATGTAATCGTCGCCAGCGCCACTGAAGATCTGATCGTTCGCGCCGCCGCCATAGATAATGTCGTTACCGCCGAGGCTGCTGAGCACATCGGCGCCACCGGTTGGCAGGTCTTGTTCGCCCAGCGTATCGCCCCAGATGACATTGTTGCCGCCGCTGGCGTTGATTTTGTCGTTGCCAGCGCCGCCGATGATCAGATCATCTTGCATGCCGCTCGAGGCGTAGTCGTCCCCTTCGGCCAGATCGATGGTGGTCGGCACGAGCACGCCCGTGGCGATGACGTAATCGTTCCCTTCGCCCGAGTTGACGATCAACCGACCGGTGACCGGGTACAAGCCGCTGCCCGCGTCGGTGCGCACGAGCACGACGCCCGCCGACGCATAGCTGATGATGATCATGTCGGGATTTGGCGTGCCGATCACCAGCAAGTCGCCATTGCTGGGCGTGACGACGGGCTGCGCCCCTTGAATCGCGATGCGGACGATGCCGGTGTCACTCAGTTCGCCGTCGCTGACGCTGAACGTGAACAGATCAAGCCCGGTCGCGCCGGGGAGCGGAGTGTAAGTGAAGGCCCCGGTCGCCGCGTTGAACGACGTGATCGTGCCGAGGTTGGGATTCATCGAAATGCCGTAGATCAGCGTCGGGCTATCCGGATCGCTGGCCGTCAGGACGCCGCTAACCGGCGTATTCAACACTGCCGGCAACGTTTGATCGTTGGCTACTGGCGGATCGTTGACGGCGACGACAGTGACCGTAAACGGTTCCGTCGTGGTCTTGTCGTCGGCAGTATTCAAAATGCCGTCGAAGCCGGCGTCGCGAACGGTGATGGTGATCGTGGCGGAACCTGTCTGCCCCGGAGTCGACGAATAAACCAGCGTGCCGGTTGACGACGGCGAGGTGTACGAGATCGAGGGATTGGCAATCAGCGCCGGATTGCTGCTGACAGCGGTCACGCTGATGGCTTGGATTTCGCCGCCGGCGGTGATGCCAGTGAGGCTGACCATTTGCGGCCCGGCGTTTTCATTCACACTCACGTCGTTGACCGGATTGATCGTCGGCGGGTTGTCGTTCTGCACCGTAATGGTGAATGTCTGCGGAATGCTCAGCTCGACGCCGCCGTTCGCCGTGCCGCCGTTGTCTTGTGCGACGATGGTGATGGTGGAAGTGCCCGACGCGCCTGGCGCTGGCGTGAACGTCAGCGTGCCGTTGGCGGCGATGCTCGGCGCAACCGAGAAGATCGCCGGATTCGAATTGCCCGTAACGCTCAGCGTCACGGCCTGGCCCGCTTCATTGGCCGGACCAGCCACAATCGTGGTGGCTTGGCCAGCGAAGGTTTGCGGACCCGCAGTATTCGGCACGGTGCGGTTCGGGCCGATGGCGAATGTCGGCGCGTCGTTGACAGGCGCGACAGTAATGGTGAACGTCTGCGCCGCGCTCGTATCGACACCGCCGTTTGCCAAACCACCGTTATCTTGCACAACGACGGTGATGGTCGCACTGCCGAAGGCATTTGGTGCTGCGGTGTACGTCAGCGTGCCGGTCGGCGAAATTGCGGGTGCCACGGCAAACAGCGACGGGTTGCTGTTGGTGAGCACGTTGAAGGTCAGCGTTTGTGCGGATTCATTCGCAGGCCCGGTCGACAAGTTGGTCGCGAAACCGGCGGCAGTCTGGGCGCCGGCGTCTTCGTTGCTGGTGTGCGTCGACGTGATCGTGAACGACGGAACATCGTTGACGGCATTGACGGTCACCACGAACGTGGTCGTCACGCTGCTGTCGTCGCTGTTGCCCGGAATCAGATCGAGGCCGGAGTCGCGCACAACCACGCTGATGGTGGCGGTGCCGTTGGCATTGGCGACCGGCGTGAAGGTCAAGCTGCCGCTCGCTGCGCCGGTGGTGTAGTTGACGGTTGGGTTCGGAATGACAGCGGTGTTGTCACTGGTCGCCGTGACCGTCACGTTCTGCGCGGGGACATCGGCTCCACCGCTCACACCGCTGAACGACACGGTTTGCAACGTGGCGTCTTCGTTGATGGTGAGCGGGTTGACTGGATTGATGGTCGGCGGCAAATTGGGCGACGGCGGGCTAACGGTGATCGTGAACGAAACGAGATCGCTCGTATCGAAGCCGCCATTGTTCACGCCGCCGTTATCGCGGCCCGATATCATGATGGTGGCCGTCCCTTGCTGTCCGGTAGCCGGCGTGTAAGTCAATCGGCCCGTCGCGTCGATGCTGGGCGGTACCGAAAACAAGCCGAAGTTGCTGTTGCTGTTGACGATGTAATTCAGAATTGCCTGGCCGGCTTCGTCGGGCGGACCAAACGAAACAACACTGGCGAAACCAGCCACCGATTGAGCGCCGGAATTGAACGCAACGGTTTGATTCCCCAGCGTGGTGATGGTCGGCCTGTCGTTGACCGGCGTGACATTGATCGTTTGCGTCGTCGACGTGGTGGCGTCGTCGGCAGTATTCAACACGCCGTCGAAACCGGCATCGCGAACCGTAACCGTGATGATTGCCGTGCCAGAAAGGTTCGGCGCGAGCGTAACGGCGACACCGGCCGTCGTGGAGGGTGAGGTGTAGGTCACTACGGGGCTGGCCAGCGTGGGATTGCTGCTCGTCGCCGTCACCTGCAGCGTTTGCGTTTCGCCCGGGCCTGCTGTGATGCCGGTAAACGTGAACGAGAGCGGCGGATCGTCTTCGATGGCGGGAAAAGGATTGACGTTGCCGTTGGTAATCGTCGGCGCGTCATTCACCGGGTTGACGGTCACCAGGAAACTCGTCGTCGTGGTCAAATCGTCGGGCGTACCGGGAATCAGGTCGATACCGGAGTCGACGAGCGTCACCGTGATCGTCGCCGTACCACTGGCATTGGCAACGGGCGTGAAGCTCAAGCTTCCCGTTGCAGCCGGCGAAGTGTAAGTCACCGTGGGATTCGGAATGAGCCCCGGATTGTTGCTGATGGCCGAAATGCTGATGGCCTGCTGCGCGCCATCGGCGCCATCCGTGACTCCGCTGAAATTGACCGTGGTCAAACCGGCGTCTTCGTTGATCGTGACGGGAGTGATCGCGTTGATCGTCGGCGCATTGCCAGCCGTGTTGATCGTGATCGTAAACGTGATCGGCGCGGTCTGATCAATGCCACCATTCGCCGTGCCGCCGTTGTCTTGCAGCACGACGGTCACTGTTGCGACGCCCGGAACGCCCGTCGGTGTGAAGGTCAGCACGCCAGTGCTCGAAATGGCGGGCTGCGTCGAAAAGATTGCGTTGTTGTTGTTGCTGACGTTGAAGGTCAACGTTTGCGTTTCGCCGCCGCCGGCTGAAATCGCGGTGGCCCACGGGTTCACCGATTGCGCGGTGTTTGTGCCAAACGGCCGCACCTGATTGGCGCCGGGCGTAAAGCTCGGCGCATCATTGACCGGATTGATCGTGAACGAAACGGTCCCCGTGCCCGATAAGGCATTCACAATTGCCGCGTTCGTGCCGTTGTCGGTGATCGTGTAACTGAACGACGCCGGGCCGTTGTAATTGGGCGTGGGAGTGAACTCCACATTGGAGCCCACCTGTTGCACCGAGCCACCGACAACGCCCGTGGTGATCAACGTAAACGTGAGCGTTTGGTTGACTTCATTCGCAGCTCCCTTGCTGTCGTTGGCCAGCAGGTTCGCGACGGGAATGACCACGACCGGCGAATCTTCATTAATGGCCGGGAGATTATCGGCGACGGCAACCGGCGGATCGTTGATTTCCAGAATATTGATGTTGAAGGTATCGGTGTCGGTAGCGATGCCATCGGTCGTCGAAACCGTCACGACAACCGGCGTAGCCGGTGGATCGATACTATTGCGATCGAGCGCCGGGGTGAACACCAGCGTCGCGAGTGCCGTATTCACTTGCGCCGGCGCACCGACGAACTGCGCGGTCCGCCCGCCGTTCAAAATCGTAACGACAGCAGTTCCCGCACCAGCATTTGCAGTGAAAGTACCATCGGCCGTCGCGCTGGGAACGGAGACCGTAGTCGTTACAACGGCCCCGACATCGGGATCGGCTACCGAGATCGGCGAGGGCATGTTGATGGCCAGCGGAGTGTCTTCGGTGGCGATCCGCGGCCCCGTCGCAGTGTTGACCGGCGCGGTGTTGGCGACGGCTGAAACCGGCGCGAGGGCGATGCCGCGAAACGCCGTGTTCGTCGGCGCCGACGCTAGTGTCGTGAAGGCGCCAGTCAAGGTCCCGTTATAGCCGCTGCTATCCACCAGCGAAGAAAAAGCTGCAGGGGTGGTCTGCATACTCGTGGGAATACGCGTCGCAAACAAAGTAACTGTGCTACCGCTGACGATGCCGGTAATTCCATAGAAATTCAGGGTGCCTGTAATGCCTCCGCTGAACGTCCAGTTGCCGTTGGAACCAAGAGTGTACTTCGAGACCCCGCTCAACGTTTCTTCGGCATAATACAACGTGTCTGGTCCGGGTATACTCGGATCCAAGTCGGCCATAAAAAACTGGTTGATTGCACCCGTCGCGGGCACGTTTGGCAGGGTCGTCGTCGTTTGACCAGAAGTCGTGGGTAATCCGACGCCGACGTTGCCAATTTTAAAAGCGCTACCGCTTCCGGTTGTGGCCATCAGTTGGCCATTGACTATTTGCACCGTACGTATGTTGTTCTGCGGCGAAACACTTACTACGGTTGAAGTCGTGGAGCCTAGCGTCGTGTACTGGACGCCGGTGTTGCTTCCACCAGTCCATATGTCGATTCCATTCGTGCTGGTTACAGAACGAATGTTATTCGTAATCGTTGTCAGTCCCGTGCTGGTGTCCATGACGCCAGCCGAATCGATGCGCCCCACGACGCGCTGCGTGACAGTCGGAAGTGACGCAGCCACCCCCCCCGTTCCCGCGACACTGTTGTACCCAGGAAACATGATGTACTGGCCGTCGGCCGATCGCGAGATCATGCCATCGTTCGTCGAACTCCCGCTGGCTAATGCAGCCAGTTGCGTGCCATTCGGCGCCGTCGGCAGAGCAATGGACTGAACCAGTGTGCCTGTCGGTGTGTACTCGTCTAAAAAAGCGGCCACGGCAGCGTTACTCAACGCGGCCACGCCATCGCCCGCACGGTAGATAACCAAATTCCCCGCCGTGAACGCCGCCATCAGGCTGCGGTCTTCCAGCTGTTCCAAACTTGCCCGAAAATGCCGCCGGCGCGATTGCCGGGTCAGGCTGCGGGATTGCGAACGGGCACGCTGGGGCTGGCGAAGTTTCATGAGCCAGAGACTCCAAAGCAAGGTGAGCTATCGACGGGGTGGAACGGCTGACGCAAGCGCTGGGGCAGGTCGCAGGCGCAGCGGGAACCGGCCAACTTGCGGTTGCAAATCAGCGATTCAGCCGGGCGAGAGGTATTTGGAGAGGATTAGGAAAAGGCGTTTGCGGACCAATTGCCGAGCTGCGAGCGGGGTCGTTCATCCGTAAAAATCGTCAAAATCCTAATAGCCACGAGCATACTGTCAGAAACCCATCCTTCAAGGTGGAAATTTAAGATTCCGCCTTTTTTCCTGAACATTGCGTGTAATGTTCTGAACTTTGCCTTAACCGAAGCTTAACAAGCGGACGGCCGCCCTTGCTTACGACCCGGCCGCGAAGTGCTGCTCAAACGTGGCCTCGAAGAAACGGTCGGTCATGCCCGCCAAGTAATCGCCCACTGCCCGCGGCAGACCGACGCGCGCGACCCGCCGAAAGTGATGCGCCGGCAGCAACTCAGGCCGATCGAGATAACCCTGAAAGGCCTGTTGCAATCGCGATTGCGCCTCGGTGCGCATGGCCACGAGCTTCGGATGGCGATACACGCGGGTGTAAAGAAACCGCTCTAGCTCGCGCTTGAGCTCGGCGAGTTCTGGCCCGACACCGACACGAAAATCAAGTCGCCGCGCCTCATCGCTCGTCAGGCCGCGGCACTCGGCCAGGCGTTCGCCGGAAACGCGGAGCACTTCGCTCACCTGCCGCTCGATCAAATGATGGACCACGGCTTTGCGGAGCAAATCGCCCGTGCAGTTGGCATAGCGCTGCTTCGACGCCGCCACGGCTTCGCGAACGAGCGTGTTCTGCTCCAGTTCAGCCATCGTCACCAGCCCCAGCTTCACGGCATCGTCGGAGTCATGCGCGTCATACGTCATGCTGTCGGCGGCTTCGACGACTTGCACTTCCAAGAGCGGCCCGGCACCACCCGTCGCGGCAAAGAGGGCTGCCTTCTCGGCGCGAGTCTGTTGTCCTTCGAGCAATTCGTAAGTCAGATTCAAACCCGAAAACTCGGCATACCGCTGCTCCAGATCCTCGGCAATCGTGAGGGCAAAGCGGTTGTGCGAAAAACCACCATAATCTTGCAGCACTTCGTTCAGCGCGTCTTCGCCCGCATGCCCAAACGGCGGATGGCCGATGTCGTGAAACAGCGCGAGGGCTTCGACGAGATCCTCATTCAAGCGCAGGCAACGACCAAGCGTGCGCGCCAGGCAAGAGACTTCATGCGTGTGCGTCAACCGCGTGCGATGATAATCGCCAAAGTCGCCGGTAAAGACCTGCATCTTTCCCGACAGCCGCCGAAATGCCGCCGAGTGAATGATCCGATCGCGATCGCGCTGAAACGGCCCTCGATAAGGATGCTCTGGCTGCGGATGCTTCCGCCCGCGCGACTGCCGGCTAAACATGGCGTAGCTGGCAAACAGCGCCTGCTCGCGCTCATCGACGGTGCTGATATTGGCAAATGATTCGTTCACTGCTGGTTTCATCGACTTATGGTAGGTTTTTCGGCTCCGCATGCAAAGTCCGCTCGCAGCTAGCACGCTACCGCGACGGCGAAAACTTTCGCGTTGTTTAGAAACCGCAGCTGGCATAAAATCCCCATCATAGCCAGCAAGATGTTGGCTCCCTCCCGCACGCGTACAAGACTTAGACGAGGCACGGATGCATCGCATTGCTGAAATCACCGAACTGCACGCCCATTTGATCGCTCGCTGGCATCAGCAACCCATCGAGAACCACTACACGGGCTTTCTGAACCTGGTGTGCCAGCAGCTGACCTTCAACTATCAGTTGTGGCACGAAGAAGACTTGGCCCGCAGCAAGGATGTGCCGGATTCGACGATCGCCCAGGTCAAACGGGCCATCGACCGCTTTAATCAACAGCGCAACGATTACATCGAGAAGCTCGACGATTGGCTGACGGAAGAACTCGCTCATCGTCAGATCACGCCGCAGCCCGCTGCCACGCAAAACACCGAAACCGTCGGCAGCTCGATCGATCGCCTCGCCATTCTCGCCCTGCGGATTTATCACCTGCAAGAACAAGTCGATCGCCGCGACGCCACGCACGAGCATCGCGCCGGCGTTGCTCGCAAGCTGGAAGTCGCTCACGCTCAGCATCACGACTTGTCGCAATCGGCGCAGGAGCTTCTCAGCGATATCTTTGCCGGCCGAAAGAAGCATAAGACTTACCGCCAGATGAAGATGTACAACGACCCGACGCTGAACCCTCATCTCTATCGCGCCGCTGGCTAGCAATTTCGGCTTTCACTGCGATGAAAGCACGCGCCCGTAGGACGGACCATTGGTCCGTCCTACGAACGAGCGAAGAATCGCCACAGCCAATTTATTTTTACTCGACTGGACAAATTTGACCCGGCGTACGTAATCCCTAGTATTGTGACGTTGCCCAGCAACTCTGCGGCGGAATTCGACCGTGATCTGGCGACGGCTTGTCTTCTCATTTGCCTGTCTGCTCCAGGAGGGAGCCCCGGCGCTCGTGGCTGCTGCGTGCGAATTTCACGCGCTGCCCCGACCGCGGATCGTTAGCCTAAGATCGGCCCAGGCACAGTCCTCCCGTAGGAGTGTGCAGCCATGGTTCGTGTGCAGCGGTCTCTTCTCTTCAGTGTCGCGTTCGTATTCGCGACTTCGGCCGCATCTGCCCTGCAGGCCCAAACCCCCAACGGCCCGCGCGTGCAGTTCGACGCGCCCTATCAAATTGCGATGCGCGAAATCATCGCGCCGGTGCAAACGCAGCCGGGCGAAAAAATCGTCGAAGCTCGCTTCGATATTTCTTCGATCGTCGTCGCCGGCAACGAGCGCGATGTTACGCAGTTCGTGTTTCAACTGCAAAGCCTGCAGCGAACGATGCAAGTTTACGACTATCAGCCGCGCTCGGCTCGCGATACCAGCATCACTGGCAATGTCGCCGTGAGCGAAGGACGCGAAAGCTCGAACACGTCGGGCTTCGATCTGACGGGCCGTTATCAGGAATGGACCAGCGCCAACCTGAACTTCGGCGAGTCGAACAAAGAAAACGGCAACCGCAAGTTCGATCGCCTGCCGCCACTCGAAACGGTCGTTGCCAGCGGCACGGTCTTTCGCGGCACGGGCGTTTATTTCAAGCTCCACACTACCGACCGCCAACTGCTGGAAGGTTCGACGACCGTTTGCGTTCTCTGGCGTGTGCCGAGCAACTGGCGGGCTGACTATGTTCACCTGCGCTGTGTCGCTGAGGGGCGCCTGCGCGGCCAAAACCAGCAACGGGCTGGCCAACGGGATTTTCTGATTCCGGTTTCGCTCGCCGGTGATACTGCTGCTCAACAAGCGGCCGCTCGGTTCGCTCGCTCCGAAGCCAACGTGCGAATGGTCGCTCGCCAGAGCGCGGAAGAAATCAACAATCGCCCGCCGAATCCTTTCCAGCGAGTCTTCGTCGGCAACAACGATCAAGACGTGCCGCACGATTGGCTCGAACGGTTGCTCTATCTCCCTGCCAATCCCAGCATCCCTTCGCGACTCCCGAGCAGCGTGCGAAATGCCGCCGGTGATTTTGTCGCCGCCCGCGAAGAACTCGGACTGCTGAACGGATATCAACCGGCCACGAACGCCCAAGCCGTGAATGTTTCGCAGCCCTAAAGCAGACCTAATCGCGTACGAACCAACCAAGCAACAGCGGCAGAATAATGAGATTACCGGCCAAACCGCCGATCATGGCGAGGCTGACGAGGGCGCCGAAATATACGGTTGGAATGAACTCGCTGGTGCAGAGCACGAGAAACCCGAGGTCAAGCGTGAGCGTGGTAAAGAGCATCGCGCGGCCGACGCTACTTTGCACTTCGGCAAGCGCGTCGGCGACGCTCTTCTTGCCGTGGCGACGAGCGTGCAAGAATGTGTCGAGATAGTGGATCGAACTATCGACCGACAAGCCCATCGAAACGGCAGCGATCATCGCAGCGCCCATGTTGATCCGCAGGCCGATCCAGCCGACCAGGCCCATCACCAGAAAAATCGGCACGACGTTCGGAACGATGCCGATCACGGCCAACTTAAAGCTGCGAAACAGCACGAGAATGATGAAGCCCATCGCGGCCGTCGCGACAGCAAACGTCATCCACTGATCGCGAAGCATGCTTTCGATCAAGCTCGTCAGGAGCACAAAGAAGCCAGTCACTTCGGCGCCGGCCCGCGGATCTTCAGAGCCTTTCGGCAGCGGAAATTCCTCGAGCGCGATCGTCCGGACTTGCTCAATCAGCCAGCGCTTCTGTTCCGCCGATTGCCGTTCGCGAGCACGGAGCATGATCCGCAGCCGGCTTGGTTCCTGCGGATCTTTCGGAACCGAGCGAAGAGCCGCCGTAAAGATCGGCAGCTCTTCCATCATTTTCTGAATCTTCATCTCCGTCGTGATCGGCACGAGCGACAGCAGGCCGTCGACTTTGATCACGTCAAGGGCATCGACCAGGCTGATGACTTTCGTCAGGCCGGGCCGTGCGGCATCTTTATCCGTTTTCGGAAACTCAATCGCCCGCAGCCGCTTCTCTAAACTGCGAACCTTGTCGAGGTAAGCATCGTCGAGCTTTCGCGGGGCGGGAATCATCACATCCCACACGCCAGCGCCACCGAGTTGCGTTTCGACAAACTCGTACGATTTCACAACCTGGCTGTCGGAGCGAAAGTTGCGCGTGAAGTCGGTTTCGACATCGAGTCGCAACGCGCCAAAGGCGATGAAAATAGCCACGAGCGAAATGACGATGCCCGCCGTGACCTGCCGAGCGCGGAGAAAGTTCAAGAGGCCGGTTAGTCCAGAGTGCAACTGATCATCGATCCACGAAGTATGAACCGCCGTCGGTTTGATTTCTTCTTTCGTTTCGCTCGTCGGTTTCTTCACGCCGAGCAGCGAGATGGCCGGCAGCAGCAACGAGATCGCGGGCACCACGACCAGCGAGCCGATGAACATCATCGTGCCGAAGTCTTGCACGGGGCCGACCTTGGCCGACCAGAGCGAACCAAAGCCGCCGACGTCGGTCGCGATCGCGCCGCCGATGGGAATTGCTAGCGCGAGAATCGACGTGCGAAACGCCGTGTATTGCGGAATGCCTTCGGCTTCGAGTTCTCGGCAGCGAACGATTAGATGCACAACGCTCGCGACGCCGACCACCGTGATGATCGCCGAGAGCATCGAGCTGACCATGGTCAACTCGAGTTGCAACCAAACGAGCGTCGCCTGCGTGAGGAGCAGCGCCCAGTTCACAACCGCGAGCGGTGCGATCAACCAGCGCACGCTGAAGAAGCACACGATCACCGTCAGCGCGAGCATGATCGTCGACCAGAGCCACAATCGTTTGCCGTCCTTATCGAGCATGTCGAAGCCTTCGACGACCATCACTGGTTCGCCAGCAAGGACGCCGCCTTTTAAACCATCGGGCAGATCCTGCACGATGGCCCGCAGCCCGGCGATTGTGTTGTTTCGCTGCTTGGCATCGAGCAGTTTTCCTGCCGGCGGCGGCTCGAGCATGCAGGCGAATGCAGCTACCTTGCGATCGGGGCCGTGCGTGTAGCCTTCAAAGAGCGCGAGAAAATTCTGCGCGGTCTGATTCTTCGCGTCGACCAGCGGCGGCCCTTTCCCCTTCGGCTTGGTGAGGTTGAAGGCTTCGATCTTTTCGACGAGACCATTGATCTCGGCCAGGCTGAGAACATCCTGCACGCCGGCGATCTTTTCCAACCGATCGCGAATCTTCGCCACGCGGGCCAGGCCGCTGCCGTCGGCGTTCAGCAGATTTTCGTCGCGATACACGGCGAGAACGACTTCGTTGCCGCCGAACTCGGCTTTCAGGCGGTTCCAAGGTGCGAGCAGCGG is drawn from Anatilimnocola floriformis and contains these coding sequences:
- a CDS encoding efflux RND transporter permease subunit, producing the protein MTLPPAPSLSSRLVDLYLQGRWIWLGIAIVIAFIAWPAAQRVKFDRSVERMFASDDPLLAPWNRLKAEFGGNEVVLAVYRDENLLNADGSGLARVAKIRDRLEKIAGVQDVLSLAEINGLVEKIEAFNLTKPKGKGPPLVDAKNQTAQNFLALFEGYTHGPDRKVAAFACMLEPPPAGKLLDAKQRNNTIAGLRAIVQDLPDGLKGGVLAGEPVMVVEGFDMLDKDGKRLWLWSTIMLALTVIVCFFSVRWLIAPLAVVNWALLLTQATLVWLQLELTMVSSMLSAIITVVGVASVVHLIVRCRELEAEGIPQYTAFRTSILALAIPIGGAIATDVGGFGSLWSAKVGPVQDFGTMMFIGSLVVVPAISLLLPAISLLGVKKPTSETKEEIKPTAVHTSWIDDQLHSGLTGLLNFLRARQVTAGIVISLVAIFIAFGALRLDVETDFTRNFRSDSQVVKSYEFVETQLGGAGVWDVMIPAPRKLDDAYLDKVRSLEKRLRAIEFPKTDKDAARPGLTKVISLVDALDVIKVDGLLSLVPITTEMKIQKMMEELPIFTAALRSVPKDPQEPSRLRIMLRARERQSAEQKRWLIEQVRTIALEEFPLPKGSEDPRAGAEVTGFFVLLTSLIESMLRDQWMTFAVATAAMGFIILVLFRSFKLAVIGIVPNVVPIFLVMGLVGWIGLRINMGAAMIAAVSMGLSVDSSIHYLDTFLHARRHGKKSVADALAEVQSSVGRAMLFTTLTLDLGFLVLCTSEFIPTVYFGALVSLAMIGGLAGNLIILPLLLGWFVRD